A region of the Candidatus Hydrogenedentota bacterium genome:
TCATCCATATGCTGCAGGGAATCACTGTAGTGAGTGCTGCTCTCCAAAAATGGCTTCCAGCGTTCTGTCCCCAGCACTATCTCCGTCCTCGGCGGAAAACTCTCCGACGCCAACAGGTAAGCCAACACACCGACCGCCCCTATAGCGCATACGGCTAGCGTTCCGGTGCGTACACGCACCACGTTTCGTAGAGACTTATAGGCTTGCAAGTACCGGCTTTTACTTTCTAATGCCGAAGTGACTTGGGCTATATTGTCCTGCTCGGATTCCGTCATGATCCAGCGTCCCTTTCCACAACTTTGCACAACGCCTGTCAGCGCTAAATCCTCTGCTCGGCATCTGGAGTGGCGCGTTCTTCCCAGCGCGCCTCGATGGTGTCGGCGGACAGATCGGCCCCGCATCGCCATTCGATGTAGTAGCCCCCATTGCGAACCTGAGAGAACTCGGCCTGTTTCTGCAGCGGCAGGAAGGCGGGAGATTTCATGTAGGGGCGCACATCGAAGGTGCCGCTACGCCCATCTTCGGCAATTACGTGCAAGGTGCCGTTTTCCAGCGATGTGACGCTTGCAATCTTCATTGATCCAATCCTCGAATGGGTAGTGG
Encoded here:
- a CDS encoding DUF2442 domain-containing protein, yielding MKIASVTSLENGTLHVIAEDGRSGTFDVRPYMKSPAFLPLQKQAEFSQVRNGGYYIEWRCGADLSADTIEARWEERATPDAEQRI